In the Flavobacterium acetivorans genome, one interval contains:
- a CDS encoding DUF3024 domain-containing protein: MALQFENQIEIIEIMESFLIKIRPSEDIKSKLDINYKVENQSVILFEIRPDWKNPQEKREYNIAKATFVKKENQWKIFWFMSDFKWHSYKPKEKVNNLKEFVKIVEEDKLGCFWG; the protein is encoded by the coding sequence ATGGCATTACAATTTGAAAACCAAATCGAGATTATAGAAATAATGGAAAGCTTCCTGATCAAAATCCGACCATCAGAAGACATTAAAAGCAAACTGGATATTAACTACAAAGTTGAAAATCAAAGTGTCATCCTTTTTGAAATTCGTCCAGATTGGAAAAATCCTCAAGAAAAAAGGGAGTACAACATTGCAAAAGCCACATTCGTCAAAAAAGAGAATCAATGGAAAATTTTTTGGTTTATGTCCGATTTTAAATGGCATAGCTATAAGCCAAAAGAAAAAGTAAACAACCTAAAAGAATTTGTGAAAATTGTTGAAGAAGATAAATTGGGCTGCTTTTGGGGTTAA
- a CDS encoding ISAon1 family transposase N-terminal region protein, with translation MLPDFLVDHFEVVSSTNTEEIVHLYFEENAKPPKEFDTLELVSKGFQDEITIQDFPLRGKYVYLHIKRRRWTNKTTGEILKRDWNLVAKGTRMTQEFAAFLKEINR, from the coding sequence ATGTTACCTGACTTTTTAGTAGATCACTTTGAAGTGGTTTCTTCTACTAACACAGAAGAAATAGTACACCTATATTTTGAAGAGAATGCCAAGCCTCCAAAAGAATTTGATACACTGGAACTAGTATCAAAGGGCTTTCAGGATGAGATAACCATTCAGGATTTCCCTCTCAGAGGTAAATATGTATATCTACATATAAAAAGACGTCGCTGGACAAATAAGACAACAGGCGAAATTCTTAAAAGAGATTGGAATTTAGTTGCTAAAGGAACCCGCATGACTCAAGAGTTTGCGGCTTTTTTAAAAGAAATTAATAGATAA
- the cas1 gene encoding type II CRISPR-associated endonuclease Cas1 has protein sequence MIKRTLFFGNPAYLSTKNEQIVISYPDKEQETKTVAIEDIGVIVLENQQITITNGLLEKLIHNNVALINCDHQHLPIGLLMPLDGHTEQSERFKNQINASAPLKKNLWQQTISAKIMNQAGLLKEKGIPMRKMELWAKEVTSGDALNHESRAAVFYWQSLSPTLCKGEETFNRGQKGVPPNNLLNYGYAILRAITARAIVSSGMLPTMGIFHRNKYNAYCLADDIMEPYRPYVDLIVCHIMETEDVVDELTIAMKKQLLNIATIDVFIDGKNSPLMVAMSRTTHSLQACFEGSARKILYPIYV, from the coding sequence ATGATTAAGAGAACCCTTTTCTTCGGTAATCCTGCTTATTTGAGCACCAAAAATGAACAAATAGTCATTTCTTATCCTGACAAGGAGCAAGAAACTAAGACGGTGGCTATTGAAGACATTGGTGTAATCGTATTAGAAAACCAGCAAATCACAATTACCAATGGTTTGCTGGAAAAACTCATTCACAACAACGTGGCGTTGATTAATTGTGACCATCAGCATTTGCCTATTGGATTGCTTATGCCGCTAGACGGACATACCGAACAAAGCGAACGGTTCAAAAATCAGATTAATGCATCTGCACCACTCAAAAAGAATTTGTGGCAACAAACCATTAGTGCCAAAATCATGAATCAGGCGGGATTACTCAAAGAAAAAGGCATCCCGATGCGAAAAATGGAACTTTGGGCAAAGGAGGTCACTTCTGGAGATGCACTCAATCACGAATCTAGGGCAGCGGTTTTTTATTGGCAAAGTCTGAGCCCGACTCTTTGTAAGGGTGAGGAAACTTTCAATAGGGGACAAAAAGGAGTTCCTCCCAACAATTTACTCAATTATGGTTATGCTATTTTGAGAGCCATTACGGCACGAGCTATCGTAAGCTCCGGAATGTTGCCCACGATGGGTATTTTTCACCGAAATAAATACAATGCCTATTGCTTAGCCGATGATATTATGGAACCTTATCGTCCTTATGTCGATTTAATTGTTTGTCACATCATGGAAACCGAAGATGTAGTTGACGAATTGACCATTGCCATGAAAAAACAGTTATTGAATATTGCCACCATCGATGTATTTATAGACGGAAAAAACAGTCCTTTGATGGTCGCCATGAGTAGAACCACGCATTCGTTGCAAGCCTGTTTCGAAGGTTCGGCAAGGAAAATTTTATACCCCATTTATGTATGA
- a CDS encoding ISAon1 family transposase yields the protein MGGFFGVNGKKLQRQYKKHLSSFNAWAPREHAHQWIVYPENMGTHLSIDEVALSQGELYTIVTNKKFKGKKGSLVAIVAGTKADKVIEHIRKIDYKKRSCVKEITLDMANSMKLISKRCFPKATQVTDRFHVQKLALEALQEIRIKHRWEAMDFENQLILKAKRENQTYIPELLANGDSVKQLLARSRYALYKSREKWTENQNERAQLLFGLYPDIKTAYYLSQQLRGIYNSNNDKHIAMTKLAHWYRNVEESGFKNFNILLNTITFNYRSILNYFDNRSTNASAESFNAKIKAFRSQFRGVRKIDFFLFRLSNLFA from the coding sequence ATTGGTGGTTTCTTCGGAGTCAACGGAAAGAAACTCCAACGACAATATAAAAAACACCTGAGTTCCTTTAATGCTTGGGCTCCACGAGAACATGCACATCAATGGATTGTTTACCCTGAAAATATGGGCACCCATTTATCAATTGACGAAGTAGCTTTGTCTCAGGGTGAACTTTATACTATTGTAACCAACAAGAAGTTCAAAGGTAAAAAAGGTTCCTTAGTTGCCATTGTTGCTGGAACAAAGGCAGATAAAGTCATAGAACATATCAGAAAGATTGATTACAAGAAGAGAAGCTGTGTCAAAGAAATAACACTTGACATGGCTAATTCTATGAAATTGATCTCTAAAAGATGTTTCCCTAAAGCCACACAGGTAACAGATAGATTTCATGTCCAAAAACTGGCACTGGAAGCCTTACAAGAGATTAGGATTAAACATCGATGGGAGGCTATGGATTTTGAGAATCAATTGATATTGAAAGCCAAAAGAGAGAATCAAACCTATATTCCGGAGCTCTTAGCTAACGGTGACTCTGTAAAACAGCTATTAGCCAGGAGTCGATATGCACTTTATAAATCTCGCGAAAAATGGACTGAGAATCAAAATGAAAGAGCTCAATTATTATTTGGACTATATCCAGATATAAAAACAGCCTATTATCTAAGCCAACAACTTCGAGGTATCTACAATAGCAACAATGACAAGCACATTGCGATGACTAAACTAGCACATTGGTATAGGAATGTAGAGGAATCTGGTTTTAAAAACTTCAATATTCTACTCAATACTATAACTTTCAATTACCGGTCAATCTTAAACTACTTTGATAATAGAAGTACCAATGCTTCTGCTGAATCTTTCAATGCAAAAATAAAAGCCTTTAGAAGTCAGTTTAGAGGAGTAAGGAAAATAGATTTCTTCTTGTTCAGATTATCTAATCTTTTTGCCTAA
- a CDS encoding helix-turn-helix domain-containing protein codes for MRSKVAQRILAETAEETKIFAKLYADIVVRVNQLLKEKGFSQKDLAEKLEKRPSEVNKWLVGEHNFTLRSLAKLEAELGDTIITVPHRKPVSSLIGGKRYITVYKNAHVTTKDVAYTHVWKKSKTKPKTPLANVS; via the coding sequence ATGAGAAGCAAAGTAGCCCAAAGAATTTTAGCAGAAACAGCCGAAGAAACAAAAATCTTCGCTAAGTTATACGCTGACATTGTGGTACGTGTAAATCAGTTATTAAAAGAAAAAGGATTCAGCCAAAAAGATCTGGCTGAAAAATTAGAAAAAAGACCTTCGGAAGTGAATAAATGGTTAGTGGGAGAACACAATTTTACTTTGCGTTCGCTTGCAAAATTAGAAGCAGAATTAGGGGATACCATTATTACTGTTCCTCATAGAAAGCCGGTGTCCTCTTTGATAGGTGGTAAGAGGTATATTACTGTTTATAAGAATGCACATGTTACTACCAAAGATGTTGCTTACACCCATGTGTGGAAAAAATCAAAAACCAAACCTAAAACACCATTAGCCAATGTCAGCTAA
- a CDS encoding ABC transporter ATP-binding protein, protein MARFKENDLPKSKITASSLNKAKIIFRYAGNNSWKFYVGLIFLLLTSVTALAFPKFMGMLVDCVNKKDSQLANQIALGLGLVLILQSVFSFFRLSLFVNFTENTLANVRLALYTNLVKLPMTFFSQKRVGELNSRISNDITQIQDTLTTTIAEFLRQFILIIGSFIMLASINVKLTIMMISVVPLVGVAAVFFGRFIRKYSKKVQDQVAESQVVVEETMQGISIVKAFANEWYEIARYKDKIKEVVKVAIKGGQLRGYFASFIIICLFGTIVAVVWYGVQLSIAGEITVGELFTFILYSSYVGASSGGIAELYAQVQKAIGATERVFELLEEKPEKISASPNTTSLEKIQGNVSFKNVAFSYPSRKEIKVLKNVNFTANFGQKIAIVGPSGVGKSTIASLLLRFYDIEGGEILVDGKNIYDFDLENLRGNMSIVPQDVILFGGTIKENIAYGKPDATEEEILTAAKQANAFNFIESFPEKFETVVGERGIKLSGGQRQRIAIARALLKNPSILILDEATSSLDSESEKLVQEALEILMEGRTSIIIAHRLSTIRSADQILVLDKGEITEQGTHQELIALENGIYKNLSNLQFSNS, encoded by the coding sequence ATGGCAAGGTTCAAAGAAAACGATTTACCAAAATCAAAAATTACAGCAAGTTCTCTCAATAAAGCAAAAATCATTTTTAGATATGCAGGCAATAATAGTTGGAAATTCTATGTAGGTCTGATCTTTTTATTACTCACCAGTGTTACCGCATTGGCTTTCCCTAAATTCATGGGAATGTTAGTGGATTGTGTCAATAAAAAAGACAGTCAGCTAGCGAATCAAATTGCACTGGGACTAGGACTAGTTTTAATTTTACAATCCGTTTTTTCTTTTTTCAGGTTGTCTTTGTTTGTTAATTTTACCGAAAATACCCTAGCTAATGTTCGATTAGCATTGTATACCAATCTGGTAAAACTGCCGATGACATTCTTCTCTCAAAAACGGGTTGGAGAACTAAACAGTAGAATCAGCAATGACATCACCCAGATTCAGGATACCTTAACCACTACAATAGCCGAATTCCTGCGCCAGTTTATACTCATTATTGGAAGTTTCATTATGCTGGCCAGTATCAATGTTAAATTGACCATCATGATGATTTCGGTAGTACCTCTAGTGGGAGTGGCAGCTGTTTTCTTTGGTCGTTTTATTAGAAAATATTCTAAAAAAGTGCAAGATCAGGTTGCCGAAAGTCAGGTTGTAGTTGAAGAAACCATGCAAGGAATAAGCATTGTAAAGGCTTTCGCCAATGAATGGTACGAAATAGCGCGTTACAAAGATAAAATTAAAGAAGTAGTCAAAGTGGCAATCAAAGGAGGACAACTCAGGGGTTATTTTGCATCCTTTATAATCATTTGTTTATTTGGAACTATTGTAGCAGTGGTTTGGTACGGTGTTCAGCTGAGTATTGCAGGCGAAATCACCGTGGGCGAATTGTTTACCTTCATATTGTACTCCAGCTATGTAGGCGCCTCTTCGGGCGGGATTGCGGAGTTGTATGCCCAAGTTCAAAAAGCAATTGGTGCTACGGAACGTGTTTTCGAACTATTGGAAGAAAAACCAGAAAAAATCAGCGCAAGTCCTAACACAACTTCTCTAGAAAAAATACAAGGGAATGTCAGCTTCAAGAATGTGGCCTTCAGCTATCCTTCCAGAAAAGAAATTAAAGTTTTAAAAAATGTCAATTTCACTGCTAATTTTGGACAAAAGATTGCTATTGTTGGACCAAGCGGTGTTGGAAAATCGACTATCGCTTCTTTATTATTGCGCTTTTATGATATAGAAGGTGGTGAAATATTAGTAGACGGAAAAAACATTTACGATTTTGATTTGGAGAATCTTCGTGGCAACATGAGCATTGTTCCGCAAGATGTTATTTTATTTGGCGGAACCATAAAAGAGAATATCGCTTACGGAAAACCCGATGCTACAGAAGAAGAAATCTTAACGGCAGCAAAACAAGCCAATGCTTTTAACTTTATCGAAAGTTTCCCTGAAAAATTTGAAACCGTTGTAGGAGAAAGAGGGATCAAATTATCTGGAGGTCAAAGACAGCGTATTGCTATTGCCCGTGCTTTGCTTAAAAATCCAAGCATTTTGATTCTGGATGAAGCCACTTCGTCTTTAGACAGTGAAAGCGAAAAACTGGTTCAGGAAGCCTTAGAGATTTTGATGGAAGGCAGAACGAGTATCATTATTGCTCACCGTCTTTCTACCATTCGTAGCGCCGATCAAATTCTGGTTCTTGATAAAGGCGAAATTACGGAACAGGGAACGCATCAGGAATTAATTGCTTTGGAAAACGGTATTTATAAAAATTTAAGCAACCTACAGTTCAGTAATTCTTAA
- a CDS encoding GNAT family N-acetyltransferase, protein MGIVIETERLILRELEYRDQNDLFEMDSDPEVHLYIENNPVKSIDQITKVIEMLKIQYKENGIARWAVVDKLTNECVGWSGLKYFNQPLNNHTDFYELGYRFKKKHWGKGFATESAIAILDYGFKNLNTNRIFAITDPKNVNSKKVLTKLGFDFQETFDYEGDPTDWFELKKTTWENKKPK, encoded by the coding sequence ATGGGAATTGTAATAGAAACAGAACGGCTTATTTTAAGAGAATTAGAATATAGAGACCAAAATGATTTATTCGAAATGGACTCTGACCCAGAAGTGCATTTGTATATCGAAAACAATCCTGTAAAATCAATTGACCAAATAACAAAAGTCATTGAAATGCTTAAAATCCAATACAAAGAAAATGGAATTGCGCGTTGGGCTGTAGTTGACAAATTGACAAATGAATGTGTTGGTTGGTCAGGATTGAAGTACTTTAACCAGCCTTTAAACAATCATACTGATTTTTACGAACTTGGTTATAGATTTAAGAAAAAACATTGGGGAAAAGGTTTTGCAACTGAATCTGCAATCGCAATACTAGACTATGGTTTTAAAAATTTGAACACCAACCGAATTTTTGCAATAACTGATCCTAAAAATGTAAATTCAAAAAAGGTGTTGACTAAATTAGGCTTTGACTTTCAAGAAACTTTTGATTATGAAGGCGACCCAACAGATTGGTTTGAATTGAAAAAGACAACCTGGGAAAATAAAAAGCCAAAGTAG
- a CDS encoding helix-turn-helix transcriptional regulator, translating to MNTATKPKHIGRNISRIRELREMKQEALAIALGVSQQTVSNMENSETIEDEKLLEVAKVLGVTSEAIKNFSEESVFNFFNNFYDNSASNGQGAFGPVYNFNPIDKLVELYERLVQAEKDKIAYLEKLLKDK from the coding sequence ATGAACACAGCAACAAAACCAAAACATATTGGCAGAAATATCAGCCGAATCAGGGAATTACGCGAGATGAAGCAAGAAGCATTGGCAATTGCATTAGGTGTGAGTCAGCAAACGGTTTCTAATATGGAAAATAGTGAAACTATTGAAGATGAAAAATTACTTGAAGTTGCAAAAGTTCTTGGAGTTACATCTGAAGCTATAAAGAATTTCTCCGAGGAAAGTGTTTTCAATTTCTTCAATAACTTTTATGATAACAGTGCCAGTAATGGACAAGGTGCTTTTGGTCCGGTTTATAATTTTAATCCTATTGATAAACTTGTGGAGCTTTATGAACGATTAGTTCAGGCTGAAAAAGATAAAATAGCTTATTTAGAGAAGTTGTTGAAGGATAAATAA
- the cas9 gene encoding type II CRISPR RNA-guided endonuclease Cas9 (Cas9, originally named Csn1, is the large, multifunctional signature protein of type II CRISPR/Cas systems. It is well known even to general audiences because its RNA-guided endonuclease activity has made it a popular tool for custom editing of eukaryotic genomes.) — MSKTIGIDLGTNSVGWCIRNTSMDDNQITDYGVLTFDKGVASEKGNEFPKVQKRTESRGKRRNYQAEKYRKWKLLEYLIEKELCPLSIEDLDKWRKYEKGGRREYPQSNRFIQWLRFDFNGDGKPDFHLFEKDDTESYYVFRASIIEEKHKRVFQNNPHVLGRVLYQLVQRRGFRGRDEEEAKTMLNGSEKTGTQGRNVIADYIIEHKTLGAALFYYQKENGGRIRQRYNLRRDYEDELKEICKIHNIIEKDYQLLWKAIIWQRPLRTQKGLVGICIYEKNKKRAPISHPLYEEYRTWVFINNLKIEVPEGMDRNIYLKEKIYPIFYKSSNEFELSSILKQLAKDGAVINSKFHSKTKIISAKLLKSFDDILGEDWKEKFQWKSIHNRESQPKKKTDNKFTFEDIWHVLNTFDGQENLQKFALEKLNLDEEKATKFSKIKLNQGYATLSLSAIKKVLPFLQKGFLYSHAIYLANLYKVLGSEEITEGLSLYFADEVDKIIRNNKDQKTLNDIVNNLIQTELNEEHRYSIEVDRGLDSSELKRINNKIIEVIGEKTWNDFENDRKLETTNYIYNKFKEFLRKSVLSKKNIFVEQPRLHNQIFEFLQDTYDIPLERKKYLWHPSEQENYAAASEYQEYKIKDNSIFLTENKIQQFLQRNPNAEYQGRSLKLLGSPEPISKGFKNPMALKSLQKLKQLLNYLLQTDKINDDTRVVIEIARELNDANKRKAIERWNNEREKENEVFRKKIREINEECKTTFDENDKTLLKKIRLWEEQARKCLYTGKTINSSDIFNGSYYDIEHTVPASISFDSELKNLTLTDTNFNRIVKGKLFPTQLSNYNTEAIINGKSYNPIIKNIEIIFGKRTVTIKKIKGKEVESVEWKKIEELQNSYDEWKKKASYASTKDVKDACIQRYHMIKFDLDYLKSKLHTFTLEEYKSGWKNSQLRDTQIITKYALPYLKTVFKKVAVEKAEVVNCFKEIYEIKLPFAKKNRNVHSHHAIDAAILTLIPPYYERDKILQKYNDEKDRKTGKIYHEKPKDWENFSASKVLFIEKEILINNLSENKTSLSTYKKVRKKGKIVYLKYKDNLGEWHDRLDKNGKKTPKIAKGDTIRGQLHGESLYGAIKQPLRDQDNKILFDENKKMILQDETFVVIRKDLIYKKDANSPGFKTLEEVEKIIVDNALFEMIKKQVNESDFKTALANGVWMFDKKGNIVNKIRRIRCKETIKYSTAVKIHTHSYKSDKTYKLQTLAKNGENTLCLFYKNEKAKVMNILSIGHVAALKIKNEKEYFGIPLYNQIETGKGKSKSTIPLYAILKSGQKVLFYKESIEELKELMREKKHKQLLSDRMYKIYQFEGDGRIKFKHHLAAGVDTDLKKENKEYAYFDVSEKPVFLRLRQANWSFAIEGIDFEMELDGSIVFKS, encoded by the coding sequence ATGAGCAAAACAATCGGAATCGATCTAGGCACCAATTCAGTTGGTTGGTGTATCAGAAATACTTCTATGGATGACAACCAAATAACTGATTATGGGGTTTTGACTTTTGACAAAGGGGTTGCTTCTGAAAAGGGAAATGAGTTCCCTAAAGTTCAAAAACGTACCGAAAGTAGAGGAAAAAGGAGAAATTATCAGGCAGAGAAGTACAGAAAATGGAAGTTACTGGAATATCTTATTGAAAAAGAACTTTGTCCCTTATCCATAGAAGATTTAGATAAATGGCGAAAGTATGAAAAAGGGGGGAGACGTGAATATCCTCAATCCAATAGATTTATCCAGTGGTTGCGTTTTGACTTTAATGGAGATGGAAAACCTGATTTTCATTTGTTCGAAAAGGATGATACTGAAAGCTACTATGTTTTTAGGGCTTCTATAATTGAAGAGAAACACAAGCGTGTATTTCAAAACAATCCTCATGTTTTAGGAAGAGTTTTATATCAATTAGTACAAAGGCGAGGCTTTAGAGGAAGAGATGAAGAGGAAGCTAAAACGATGCTAAATGGCAGTGAAAAAACAGGAACACAAGGCAGAAATGTTATTGCAGATTATATCATTGAACATAAAACATTAGGAGCCGCTTTATTTTATTATCAAAAAGAAAATGGAGGCAGAATACGTCAGCGATATAATTTAAGAAGGGATTATGAAGACGAACTTAAGGAGATTTGCAAAATTCATAATATTATAGAAAAAGATTACCAACTTTTGTGGAAAGCGATTATCTGGCAGAGACCTTTAAGAACTCAGAAAGGACTTGTTGGGATTTGTATTTACGAAAAAAATAAAAAAAGAGCTCCAATAAGCCATCCCTTGTATGAAGAATATAGGACTTGGGTTTTTATCAATAATTTAAAAATTGAAGTCCCTGAAGGGATGGATAGAAATATATATTTGAAAGAAAAAATCTATCCTATTTTTTATAAATCCTCTAATGAGTTTGAATTAAGTTCAATTTTAAAACAATTAGCAAAGGATGGAGCTGTTATAAACTCCAAATTTCATTCAAAAACTAAAATTATTTCTGCTAAGTTGTTAAAATCTTTTGATGATATTTTAGGAGAAGATTGGAAAGAAAAATTCCAATGGAAATCCATTCATAACAGGGAATCTCAACCTAAAAAGAAAACAGACAACAAATTTACTTTTGAAGACATTTGGCATGTTTTAAATACATTTGATGGACAAGAAAACCTTCAAAAATTTGCATTAGAAAAATTAAATTTAGATGAAGAAAAAGCAACTAAATTTTCTAAAATAAAATTAAACCAAGGATACGCAACTTTGAGCTTATCCGCTATCAAAAAAGTTTTACCATTTCTTCAGAAAGGTTTTTTATATAGTCACGCCATATATTTGGCGAATTTATATAAAGTTTTAGGTTCGGAAGAAATTACGGAAGGATTGTCTCTCTACTTTGCCGATGAAGTTGATAAAATAATAAGAAACAACAAAGATCAAAAAACATTAAATGATATAGTAAACAATCTTATTCAAACTGAATTAAACGAAGAACACCGGTATTCAATAGAAGTCGACAGAGGACTTGACTCCTCTGAATTAAAAAGAATAAACAATAAGATTATAGAAGTCATTGGAGAAAAGACGTGGAATGATTTTGAAAATGATAGGAAATTAGAAACTACAAACTATATATACAATAAGTTTAAAGAGTTTTTAAGAAAATCCGTCCTATCAAAAAAGAATATATTTGTAGAGCAACCCCGTTTACACAACCAAATATTTGAATTTTTACAAGACACATACGATATCCCTCTCGAAAGAAAAAAATATTTATGGCATCCGTCTGAACAAGAAAACTATGCCGCTGCATCAGAATATCAAGAATACAAAATAAAGGATAATAGTATTTTTTTAACAGAAAATAAAATTCAACAATTTTTACAGAGAAATCCAAATGCGGAATATCAAGGTCGCTCATTGAAGTTATTGGGAAGCCCTGAACCAATTAGCAAAGGTTTTAAAAATCCTATGGCATTAAAATCGCTCCAGAAACTCAAACAATTATTAAATTACTTATTACAAACGGACAAAATAAATGATGATACTCGTGTAGTTATAGAAATCGCTCGTGAATTAAACGACGCCAATAAAAGAAAAGCTATTGAAAGATGGAATAACGAAAGAGAAAAAGAAAATGAAGTTTTTAGAAAAAAGATTAGAGAAATCAACGAAGAATGCAAAACGACTTTTGATGAGAACGATAAAACTTTACTAAAAAAAATCAGACTTTGGGAAGAGCAAGCCAGAAAGTGCCTTTATACAGGAAAAACGATTAATAGTTCCGATATTTTTAATGGAAGTTATTATGATATAGAGCATACTGTACCTGCAAGTATTTCATTTGATAGTGAATTGAAAAACCTAACTTTAACAGATACAAACTTCAATAGAATAGTAAAAGGAAAACTCTTTCCAACGCAACTTTCAAATTATAATACAGAAGCAATTATTAACGGTAAAAGCTATAATCCAATCATAAAAAATATCGAAATTATTTTTGGTAAAAGGACAGTAACCATTAAGAAGATTAAAGGAAAAGAAGTTGAATCAGTTGAATGGAAAAAGATTGAAGAATTGCAAAATTCATATGATGAATGGAAGAAAAAAGCATCATACGCATCAACTAAAGATGTAAAGGATGCTTGTATCCAACGTTATCACATGATTAAATTTGATTTGGATTATTTAAAATCCAAATTACACACTTTTACATTAGAAGAATACAAATCTGGTTGGAAAAATAGTCAATTGAGAGACACTCAAATTATAACGAAATACGCATTACCGTATCTAAAAACGGTATTTAAAAAGGTCGCTGTAGAAAAAGCAGAAGTTGTAAATTGTTTTAAAGAGATTTATGAAATCAAGCTACCTTTTGCAAAGAAAAATCGAAATGTACATAGTCACCATGCAATTGATGCCGCAATTTTAACTTTAATTCCACCATATTACGAAAGAGATAAAATTTTACAGAAATACAATGATGAAAAAGATAGAAAAACTGGCAAAATTTATCATGAAAAACCGAAAGATTGGGAAAATTTTTCAGCCTCTAAAGTTTTATTTATCGAGAAAGAAATTTTGATAAACAACCTTTCAGAAAATAAAACCTCATTATCGACATATAAAAAAGTCAGAAAAAAAGGAAAAATAGTATACTTAAAATATAAGGATAATCTGGGGGAATGGCATGACCGATTAGACAAAAATGGCAAAAAAACTCCAAAAATTGCTAAAGGAGATACGATTAGAGGTCAATTACACGGAGAATCCCTATACGGAGCTATAAAACAGCCATTGAGAGATCAGGACAATAAAATTTTATTTGATGAAAATAAAAAAATGATTCTACAAGATGAAACATTCGTAGTGATTCGTAAAGATTTGATTTATAAAAAGGATGCTAATTCGCCCGGCTTTAAAACATTGGAAGAAGTTGAAAAAATAATTGTGGATAATGCTTTGTTTGAAATGATAAAAAAACAAGTTAATGAATCTGATTTTAAAACCGCATTAGCAAATGGAGTTTGGATGTTTGATAAAAAAGGAAACATAGTCAATAAAATTCGTAGAATAAGATGTAAAGAAACCATTAAATATAGCACTGCCGTCAAAATTCATACTCATAGTTATAAATCCGACAAAACATATAAGTTACAGACTTTGGCAAAAAACGGGGAAAACACGTTGTGTTTATTCTATAAAAATGAGAAAGCTAAGGTTATGAATATATTAAGCATCGGACATGTAGCAGCGTTAAAAATTAAAAACGAAAAAGAATATTTTGGAATTCCATTATACAATCAAATTGAAACTGGAAAGGGAAAAAGCAAATCAACAATTCCACTTTATGCTATATTAAAATCAGGGCAGAAAGTTTTGTTTTACAAGGAAAGCATAGAAGAATTGAAAGAGTTAATGAGAGAGAAAAAACATAAGCAACTACTTTCTGACAGAATGTATAAAATTTACCAGTTTGAAGGCGATGGTAGAATAAAATTTAAGCATCATTTGGCTGCTGGTGTTGATACCGATTTAAAAAAAGAAAACAAAGAATATGCATATTTTGATGTAAGCGAAAAACCAGTTTTTTTACGCTTAAGACAAGCTAATTGGAGTTTTGCAATCGAAGGAATCGATTTTGAAATGGAATTAGATGGGAGTATAGTGTTTAAATCTTAA
- the cas2 gene encoding CRISPR-associated endonuclease Cas2, whose protein sequence is MYDDHYTRLNQYRSLWILVFFDLPTETRKERKIASGFRKKLLDDGFSMFQFSIYMRFCASRENAEVHSKRIRNSLPEHGKIGVMQITDKQFGMMELFYGKKQVETDKPSQQLELF, encoded by the coding sequence ATGTATGATGATCATTACACCCGCTTAAATCAATATAGAAGTTTGTGGATATTAGTCTTTTTTGACCTGCCTACTGAAACCCGTAAGGAACGTAAAATAGCTTCTGGATTCCGGAAGAAGTTATTAGACGATGGGTTTTCCATGTTCCAATTCTCCATCTACATGCGTTTTTGTGCAAGCAGGGAAAATGCCGAAGTACACTCCAAAAGAATAAGAAACAGCCTGCCCGAACATGGCAAGATTGGTGTGATGCAAATAACTGATAAACAATTTGGGATGATGGAGCTTTTTTATGGAAAAAAGCAAGTCGAAACGGATAAACCCTCCCAACAATTGGAATTGTTCTAG